The following are from one region of the Pseudodesulfovibrio piezophilus C1TLV30 genome:
- a CDS encoding flagellar biosynthesis protein FlhF: protein MMTFKAATSTAAFAKVKAELGEDAVILSNKTITEKGVKSCEIVAAVDSSPVSLGGGKPQRQTKEDYVESALQHGTSWQREWSQIKGQIMQLMKPQMDLDLLSPKQKLAVEYLEREEVNETVLTHIFCSLREDKTRSIVHALETMITTQKFDAVQSPTKFQAFAGPGGSGKTSTLVRLALKEKKQNPRARICLVTADGGRGKGRLVLKHYAELSGLAFREIITRDDFHLLQKEAHQFDTILIDLPGLPNRTNLAEWTALYGLAGCDDLAIHLVLNPFYSPRQFERFMEKYKSEQLASVIWTKLDEACTFGALLNMAFASGLPVSTLSYGSGLKNSIAPATKEMIWRLLFMRKLPNGDIQP, encoded by the coding sequence ATGATGACATTCAAAGCCGCTACATCGACGGCTGCATTTGCCAAGGTCAAGGCCGAACTGGGAGAGGATGCCGTTATCCTTTCCAACAAAACGATCACGGAAAAAGGGGTTAAATCCTGTGAAATAGTTGCGGCTGTGGATTCGTCTCCAGTCTCTCTCGGGGGGGGCAAACCCCAACGCCAAACAAAAGAGGACTACGTTGAAAGCGCCCTGCAGCACGGCACAAGCTGGCAACGAGAATGGAGTCAGATCAAAGGGCAAATAATGCAACTGATGAAGCCCCAGATGGATTTGGACCTTCTCTCGCCGAAACAAAAGCTTGCAGTAGAGTATCTTGAACGGGAAGAAGTCAATGAGACTGTTTTAACTCATATATTTTGTTCACTTCGGGAAGACAAAACCCGCTCCATAGTGCATGCTCTTGAGACTATGATCACTACACAAAAATTTGACGCCGTCCAATCACCAACAAAGTTTCAAGCTTTCGCAGGACCTGGAGGTTCAGGAAAGACATCCACACTCGTCCGATTGGCGCTCAAAGAAAAAAAACAGAATCCTCGAGCGCGCATCTGTCTTGTCACGGCTGACGGAGGTCGAGGCAAGGGGCGCTTGGTGCTCAAACACTATGCAGAGCTTTCTGGATTGGCATTCAGAGAAATCATTACGCGCGATGATTTTCACCTTCTCCAAAAAGAAGCACACCAATTCGATACGATATTGATAGACTTGCCAGGACTCCCGAACCGCACGAATCTTGCTGAATGGACAGCCCTTTACGGCTTGGCAGGCTGCGATGACTTGGCGATTCATCTTGTCCTCAACCCATTTTATAGTCCGAGACAATTCGAACGATTCATGGAAAAGTACAAAAGTGAACAACTTGCAAGCGTTATCTGGACGAAACTCGATGAAGCCTGTACATTTGGTGCACTCTTGAACATGGCGTTCGCCTCTGGGCTGCCGGTTTCCACTCTTTCGTACGGTTCCGGACTCAAAAACAGCATAGCGCCTGCCACCAAAGAAATGATATGGCGTTTGCTGTTCATGCGAAAATTGCCCAACGGCGACATTCAACCTTAA
- the flhA gene encoding flagellar biosynthesis protein FlhA, with product MAQSPSTPVAPRIDYQKFAKQGDVLLAGGVVTILFVMLIPLPTFFIDFMLTVSISLGLVVLVTSMFMTSPLEFSIFPTLLLVTTLLRLALNVATTRAILLHGDEGTDAAGSVIKSFGEFVVGGNYVVGIVIFLILFLLNKKVIVTGTTRIAEVAARFTLDAMPGKQMAVEADLNAGLITEEEATEQRSLMRREADFYGAMDGAGKFVSGDVNAGFMITCINIIGGFLIGVIQKDMPWMDAAQTYTLLTIGDGLVATIPSLIISTSAGIIVSRAAAEAKMGEEFIGQLSFHYRALKLVSGILLIFAIVPGMPTLPFMLLSAIIFGVGHLSSKNFQGLEATEAEQEKANEASTLDTPEEVQALLPLDQLELEVGYGLIPLVDEEQSGNLLSRIRSIRRQFALDMGVVIPSLHLRDNLQLKPGEYRVVIKGNPVAQAELLIDHYLAMDPGDAKHRIQGVDTVEPAFNLPAIWIPEAQKEEAMLAGYTVVDPSTVIATHITEVFRRNLHEFLGRQETQELLDNLAKRAPKAVESLVPSVLSVGGVQKVLQALVQENVSIRDLLTIVETLADYGVATQEPAQLTEFVRAKMSRTIVKPYLGEEGVLPIITLSPQIDEILSTAMRPAEQGGYLALEPGTAQQIIQAINKATEDAMVADGQPVLLVTPQIRNQFAQLLTRFIPTLPVISQAEIPADIKIQAAATVEL from the coding sequence ATGGCTCAGTCTCCAAGTACTCCTGTCGCACCCAGGATAGATTATCAAAAATTCGCCAAGCAGGGCGACGTTCTCCTCGCTGGTGGAGTGGTGACCATCCTTTTCGTGATGCTTATCCCCCTCCCCACATTTTTCATTGATTTCATGCTGACAGTGAGCATCTCACTCGGATTGGTTGTTCTGGTAACCTCTATGTTCATGACCTCCCCTCTTGAGTTTTCAATTTTTCCTACCTTGCTCCTCGTCACCACACTGCTTCGCCTTGCTCTCAATGTTGCGACAACAAGAGCAATCCTCCTTCATGGAGACGAAGGAACTGACGCTGCAGGTTCCGTCATCAAAAGCTTTGGAGAATTTGTCGTTGGTGGTAATTACGTTGTGGGAATTGTCATTTTTTTGATCCTCTTCCTTTTGAATAAAAAAGTTATTGTCACAGGTACCACCCGAATCGCAGAAGTTGCAGCCCGTTTTACCCTGGATGCCATGCCCGGTAAGCAGATGGCAGTTGAAGCTGACCTCAATGCCGGATTGATAACGGAAGAAGAAGCCACCGAGCAACGCAGTCTGATGCGTCGTGAGGCAGACTTCTACGGAGCCATGGATGGAGCCGGCAAATTTGTTTCTGGAGACGTTAACGCCGGTTTCATGATTACCTGCATCAATATTATTGGCGGGTTTCTTATTGGAGTCATCCAAAAGGACATGCCATGGATGGATGCAGCGCAAACGTACACCCTGCTGACCATTGGTGATGGCTTGGTAGCCACCATCCCCTCCCTTATCATATCGACTTCGGCTGGTATCATTGTTTCACGAGCTGCCGCTGAAGCCAAAATGGGTGAGGAATTCATTGGACAGTTATCCTTCCATTATCGCGCGCTCAAGCTTGTTTCAGGGATACTTTTAATCTTTGCCATAGTTCCAGGAATGCCGACACTCCCATTCATGCTTCTTTCCGCTATCATCTTCGGTGTTGGGCATCTTTCCTCTAAAAACTTCCAGGGACTTGAGGCAACCGAAGCAGAGCAGGAAAAGGCCAATGAAGCATCTACCCTTGATACACCAGAAGAAGTCCAGGCCTTGTTACCACTCGACCAACTCGAATTGGAAGTGGGGTATGGCCTTATTCCATTGGTTGATGAAGAACAAAGTGGCAATCTTTTGTCTCGAATTCGTTCTATCAGACGGCAATTTGCCCTTGATATGGGTGTCGTTATTCCCTCTCTTCATCTCCGCGACAATTTGCAACTCAAACCAGGCGAATACCGCGTTGTCATCAAAGGAAACCCGGTCGCTCAGGCAGAACTCCTCATTGATCATTACCTGGCAATGGATCCGGGTGATGCGAAGCATCGAATTCAAGGAGTGGATACAGTGGAGCCGGCTTTCAACCTTCCTGCAATCTGGATTCCTGAAGCCCAAAAAGAGGAAGCAATGCTGGCTGGCTATACAGTCGTTGACCCATCCACTGTTATTGCCACACACATAACAGAAGTTTTCCGCCGAAACCTGCATGAATTCCTCGGACGTCAGGAAACACAGGAATTACTCGACAATCTGGCGAAGCGTGCACCGAAGGCCGTTGAAAGCCTCGTCCCCTCAGTGCTGAGTGTCGGAGGAGTGCAAAAAGTGTTGCAAGCTCTGGTTCAAGAAAATGTTTCTATTCGAGATCTGCTGACCATAGTTGAAACTCTCGCGGATTACGGTGTTGCCACGCAAGAACCTGCACAGTTGACTGAATTCGTTCGAGCCAAGATGAGCCGTACCATCGTCAAACCGTACCTTGGAGAGGAAGGAGTGCTTCCTATTATCACTCTGAGTCCACAAATAGATGAAATACTCAGTACTGCTATGCGCCCGGCCGAACAGGGGGGATACCTGGCTCTCGAACCCGGAACAGCACAGCAAATAATTCAGGCTATTAACAAAGCAACCGAAGACGCCATGGTGGCCGATGGCCAACCCGTCCTTTTGGTTACACCGCAAATACGAAATCAATTTGCTCAACTTCTGACTCGATTCATCCCGACTCTGCCTGTCATTTCACAGGCAGAAATACCGGCAGATATAAAAATACAAGCAGCAGCGACAGTTGAACTATAG
- the flhB gene encoding flagellar biosynthesis protein FlhB, with protein sequence MAQQDPSKTEKATKKRRDKQREEGNVPKSAEFSKAIVLLAGVLALRFMIGFYHDQFTEIYEWTFREGVNITLNKATAYALFTWSVKKMALLVLPFLLTLVVVSYTTMRLQVGQLWSTKTMKPKFGKMFNILGALQKLFISPKTFINLGKSILQAFAVGLAPYIVIQQELPNLLPLFYANTHGIIAYLLSVGYKMACYALVPMMLIALVDLWYTRWDYEEQLKMSKDEIKDERKQAEGDPRVKQKQKQKMMEMMVSRMFQDIPKADVVITNPTHYAVAIQYDVMVAPAPLILAKGVNRVAERIKEVARENNVPIEANPPLARALYKQVEIGETIPEELFQAVAAILAKLDKFRKR encoded by the coding sequence ATGGCACAACAAGACCCAAGTAAAACAGAAAAAGCCACAAAAAAACGGCGAGATAAACAACGAGAAGAAGGTAATGTTCCTAAAAGCGCCGAGTTTTCAAAGGCCATTGTTCTTTTGGCAGGAGTTTTGGCACTTCGCTTTATGATCGGATTTTACCACGATCAGTTCACCGAAATCTATGAGTGGACCTTCCGTGAAGGCGTCAATATCACGTTAAACAAAGCCACTGCATATGCTCTCTTTACTTGGAGTGTAAAAAAAATGGCACTCCTGGTTCTTCCTTTTCTCCTGACTCTCGTTGTCGTCTCCTACACAACGATGCGCCTTCAGGTCGGACAACTCTGGTCTACAAAGACAATGAAACCCAAATTTGGAAAGATGTTCAACATACTGGGCGCATTACAAAAACTTTTTATCAGCCCAAAAACATTCATCAACCTGGGCAAAAGTATCCTGCAAGCATTTGCAGTGGGGCTTGCACCCTACATTGTCATCCAACAGGAACTTCCCAATCTCCTTCCCCTTTTTTATGCGAACACTCATGGCATAATCGCATACCTCCTGTCTGTTGGTTACAAAATGGCCTGTTATGCCCTGGTTCCCATGATGCTCATCGCCCTTGTGGATCTTTGGTATACCCGCTGGGATTATGAAGAGCAGCTTAAAATGTCCAAGGATGAAATCAAGGATGAACGAAAACAAGCTGAAGGTGACCCCAGGGTCAAACAAAAACAAAAACAAAAAATGATGGAAATGATGGTCAGTCGGATGTTTCAAGACATACCCAAAGCCGATGTCGTCATAACCAACCCGACCCACTACGCAGTTGCCATTCAATATGATGTCATGGTTGCACCGGCTCCTTTAATTCTTGCCAAAGGGGTGAACCGTGTTGCTGAAAGGATCAAGGAAGTTGCACGAGAAAACAACGTGCCCATTGAAGCCAACCCTCCCTTGGCACGAGCTTTGTATAAACAGGTTGAAATCGGGGAAACTATCCCGGAGGAATTATTTCAAGCTGTTGCCGCCATCCTAGCAAAACTGGATAAGTTCAGAAAACGCTAG